The proteins below come from a single Streptococcus porcinus genomic window:
- a CDS encoding ABC transporter ATP-binding protein, with the protein MSNDNQWHVFKRLLSYLKPYKWITVLALGLLLLTTVIKSLIPLVASYFIDHYLEAINQSAFVILIGYYGLYLLQSLIQYFGNLFFAKVSYSIVRDIRRDAFANMEKLGMAYFDKTPAGSIVSRITNDTEAVSDMFSGLLSSFVSAIFIFTVTLYTMLMLDAKLTALVAIFLPFIFILVNLYRKKSVDVIAKTRSLLSDINTKLAESIEGIRIIQAFGQEERLKAEFELINKEHVVYANKSVALDSIFLRPAMSLLKLLAYAVLMTYFGFKGLNGGLTAGIMYAFIQYVNRLFDPLIEVTQNFSTLQTSMISASRVFKLIDEVAYEPSQDASLEKIEQGNIEFKRVSFSYDGQHKVLNKISFKVNKGETIAFVGATGSGKSSIINIFMRFYEFSEGQILIDGQDIRKYSPEALRKAVGLVLQDPFLYHGTIASNIRMYQDISDQVVQEAAEFVDADDFINKLPEKYYAPVTERGSSFSTGQRQLLAFARTVASQPKILILDEATANIDSATEQIVQNSLAKMRKGRTTIAIAHRLSTIQDANCIYVLDKGTIIENGSHEELLSKKGAYYRMYQLQAGMMANN; encoded by the coding sequence ATGTCTAATGATAATCAATGGCATGTTTTTAAAAGATTATTATCTTATTTAAAACCTTATAAATGGATTACTGTGCTGGCTCTAGGACTCTTACTTTTAACAACAGTGATTAAAAGTCTTATCCCATTAGTGGCCTCTTATTTTATTGATCACTATCTAGAGGCGATTAATCAGTCAGCTTTTGTGATACTGATTGGTTACTATGGCCTTTACCTTCTTCAAAGCTTAATTCAATATTTTGGGAACCTCTTTTTTGCTAAAGTTTCTTATAGTATTGTTCGTGATATCCGCAGAGATGCTTTTGCAAATATGGAAAAGCTTGGGATGGCTTATTTTGATAAGACACCAGCAGGTTCAATTGTTTCCCGCATCACAAATGATACTGAGGCAGTAAGTGATATGTTTTCAGGTTTATTGTCTAGCTTTGTTTCAGCTATTTTTATTTTTACGGTTACTCTCTACACGATGTTGATGCTTGATGCTAAGTTAACAGCATTAGTTGCAATTTTTTTACCCTTTATCTTTATTCTTGTTAACTTATACCGTAAAAAATCGGTTGACGTGATTGCTAAAACTAGAAGTTTACTTTCAGACATTAATACGAAACTGGCAGAAAGTATTGAGGGTATTCGTATTATTCAAGCTTTTGGTCAGGAGGAGCGTCTGAAAGCAGAATTTGAGTTAATTAATAAAGAACATGTCGTCTATGCTAATAAGTCAGTTGCTCTAGACAGTATTTTCTTACGACCTGCTATGTCTTTGCTGAAATTATTGGCTTATGCTGTTCTAATGACTTATTTTGGTTTCAAAGGTTTGAATGGTGGCCTAACAGCTGGTATCATGTATGCTTTTATTCAGTATGTCAATAGACTTTTTGATCCTCTAATTGAGGTTACGCAAAATTTTTCTACTCTTCAAACTTCTATGATATCGGCATCAAGAGTTTTTAAACTTATTGACGAGGTAGCTTATGAGCCATCACAAGACGCGAGTCTTGAAAAAATTGAGCAAGGTAATATCGAATTTAAACGGGTTTCTTTTTCTTATGATGGTCAACATAAGGTTTTAAATAAGATTTCCTTTAAGGTTAATAAGGGAGAAACGATTGCTTTTGTTGGTGCAACAGGATCAGGCAAGTCCTCTATTATTAATATTTTTATGCGTTTTTATGAATTTTCTGAAGGGCAAATCCTAATTGATGGGCAGGATATTAGGAAATATAGTCCTGAGGCATTACGGAAAGCTGTAGGACTAGTTCTCCAAGATCCATTTCTTTATCATGGAACTATTGCATCAAATATTAGAATGTATCAAGACATTAGTGATCAAGTTGTTCAAGAAGCTGCTGAGTTTGTTGATGCTGATGATTTCATTAATAAATTGCCAGAAAAATATTATGCTCCCGTTACAGAACGCGGTTCTAGTTTTTCTACAGGCCAGCGTCAACTTCTAGCATTTGCGCGTACCGTCGCTAGTCAACCAAAAATATTGATTCTTGATGAAGCGACAGCTAATATTGATTCTGCTACGGAGCAAATTGTTCAGAATTCATTGGCAAAAATGCGTAAGGGTCGAACGACTATTGCAATTGCACACCGCTTATCAACTATTCAAGATGCTAATTGTATCTATGTGCTTGATAAAGGAACTATTATTGAAAATGGTAGTCACGAGGAACTTTTAAGCAAAAAAGGTGCTTATTACAGAATGTATCAATTACAAGCTGGGATGATGGCCAATAACTAA
- a CDS encoding prepilin peptidase: protein MTILLYFFLGASLGSFVGLVFDRFPAKSILWPPSHCPHCQNRLGVKDLIPVLSFIANNCHCRFCKVSINPLYIILEVLYGLLFVFYALTGILNLTDLSLTSFSILLSLFDIKSRSYPMIFWLIAYTLAVMVVGFNLLSCIFLTLALLAILFPQKIGSGDFFYLSLLALAYPLSTVLWIIQGASLLGILYCRFLAQKSIPFIPFLTLALLIYILIT from the coding sequence ATGACCATACTACTTTATTTTTTCCTTGGAGCAAGCTTAGGCTCCTTTGTTGGCCTAGTGTTTGATAGGTTTCCCGCAAAGTCTATTCTTTGGCCACCAAGTCATTGCCCACACTGTCAGAATCGACTAGGAGTTAAAGACTTGATACCCGTTTTATCGTTTATAGCCAACAACTGCCACTGTCGTTTTTGCAAAGTATCTATAAATCCCCTTTACATAATTCTAGAAGTCTTATATGGGCTCCTATTTGTCTTCTATGCCTTAACAGGTATCCTCAACCTGACAGATTTGAGCCTTACTTCCTTTTCTATCCTTCTTTCACTTTTTGATATCAAATCAAGATCCTACCCAATGATCTTCTGGTTGATAGCTTATACCTTGGCAGTAATGGTTGTGGGATTTAATCTTTTATCCTGTATTTTTCTGACTTTAGCTCTATTAGCGATCCTCTTCCCCCAGAAGATTGGTAGTGGAGACTTCTTTTATCTCTCCCTTTTAGCCTTGGCTTACCCTCTATCAACTGTTTTATGGATTATTCAGGGAGCGAGTCTCCTTGGAATTCTATATTGTCGTTTCCTGGCTCAGAAATCTATTCCCTTTATTCCTTTTTTGACTCTGGCTCTGTTGATCTACATACTTATAACATAA
- a CDS encoding YqgQ family protein, with translation MKTLYDVQQLLKNFGIYIYIGKRLYDIEMMKIELKRIYDNGLMDKNDYLNAELILRREHRLELEKEGQKK, from the coding sequence ATGAAAACCTTATATGATGTGCAACAATTATTGAAAAATTTTGGTATTTATATCTATATCGGCAAGCGGCTTTATGATATTGAAATGATGAAAATTGAACTGAAGCGAATTTATGATAATGGTTTAATGGACAAAAATGATTACTTAAATGCTGAACTGATTTTGCGACGTGAGCACAGACTAGAATTAGAAAAAGAAGGACAGAAAAAATGA
- a CDS encoding ROK family glucokinase encodes MSQKLIGIDLGGTTIKFGILTLEGEVQEKWAIETNTLENGKHIVPDIVASLKHRLALYGLSKEDFVGIGMGSPGAVDRVRNTVTGAFNLNWKETQEVGSVIEKELGIPFAIDNDANVAALGERWIGAGDNNPDVVFMTLGTGVGGGIIADGNLIHGVAGAGGEIGHMIVEPENGFACTCGSHGCLETVASATGVVKVARLLAESYEGDSAIKAAIDNGEAVTSKDIFMAAEASDSFADSVVEKVGFYLGLATANISNILNPDSVVIGGGVSAAGEFLRSRIEKYFLTFAFPQVKTSTKIKIAELGNDAGIIGAASLANQLASK; translated from the coding sequence ATGAGTCAAAAATTAATCGGTATTGATTTAGGTGGGACAACGATCAAGTTTGGTATTTTAACCTTAGAAGGTGAAGTTCAAGAAAAGTGGGCTATTGAGACAAATACTTTAGAAAATGGTAAGCATATTGTTCCTGATATCGTTGCTTCTTTAAAGCATCGTCTTGCTCTTTATGGTTTAAGTAAAGAGGATTTTGTTGGGATTGGAATGGGTTCTCCAGGAGCAGTTGATCGCGTTCGCAATACGGTTACTGGAGCTTTTAACCTTAACTGGAAAGAGACGCAAGAAGTAGGTTCTGTTATTGAAAAAGAGCTAGGGATTCCTTTTGCCATTGACAACGATGCAAACGTTGCAGCACTTGGTGAACGCTGGATAGGTGCAGGCGACAATAATCCTGATGTTGTTTTTATGACTTTGGGAACCGGTGTCGGAGGTGGAATCATTGCTGATGGCAATCTTATTCACGGCGTTGCTGGTGCAGGGGGCGAAATTGGTCACATGATTGTAGAACCTGAAAATGGTTTTGCTTGCACCTGTGGCTCACATGGCTGCTTAGAGACCGTAGCTTCGGCGACCGGTGTTGTTAAAGTAGCACGTCTACTTGCTGAATCTTATGAAGGTGATTCGGCGATTAAAGCAGCTATTGACAATGGTGAAGCGGTCACAAGTAAAGATATTTTTATGGCGGCAGAAGCTAGTGACTCGTTTGCGGATTCAGTTGTTGAAAAAGTAGGCTTTTATCTAGGGCTTGCGACTGCAAATATTTCTAATATTCTTAATCCCGATTCAGTTGTTATCGGTGGGGGAGTGTCGGCAGCAGGTGAGTTTTTACGCTCACGTATTGAGAAATATTTTTTGACTTTTGCTTTCCCACAAGTTAAAACGTCAACAAAAATTAAGATTGCTGAATTAGGAAATGACGCTGGTATTATTGGGGCAGCAAGCCTAGCTAACCAATTAGCTAGCAAATAG
- a CDS encoding rhodanese-like domain-containing protein produces MSLVTILGWTILVGTAVYFIWNYFTFKRMVKRIDNDTFKEMMYYSQIIDLRDPVTFRKRHILGARNFPRQQFDASIKSLRHDKPILIYENVTNRFAPSAIRKLKKAGYTNLYLLKDGFDYWDGKTK; encoded by the coding sequence ATGTCGTTAGTTACAATTTTGGGTTGGACTATATTAGTTGGAACAGCTGTTTATTTTATTTGGAATTATTTTACCTTTAAGCGCATGGTTAAGCGGATTGATAATGACACTTTTAAAGAGATGATGTATTATAGTCAAATTATTGACTTGAGGGATCCAGTAACTTTTAGGAAACGCCATATTTTAGGGGCACGTAATTTTCCTAGACAACAATTTGATGCTTCTATTAAATCATTGCGACATGATAAACCAATTCTAATTTATGAAAATGTTACAAATCGTTTTGCTCCAAGTGCTATTCGTAAGCTAAAAAAAGCTGGGTATACCAACCTCTATCTTTTAAAAGATGGTTTTGATTACTGGGATGGAAAAACAAAATAA
- the typA gene encoding translational GTPase TypA, producing MTELRNDIRNVAIIAHVDHGKTTLVDELLKQSHTLDERKELQERAMDSNDIEKERGITILAKNTAVAYNDVRINIMDTPGHADFGGEVERIMKMVDGVVLVVDAYEGTMPQTRFVLKKALEQDLVPIVVVNKIDKPSARPAEVVDEVLELFIELGADDEQLEFPVVYASAINGTSSLSDDPADQEHTMAPIFDTIIDHIPAPVDNSDEPLQFQVSLLDYNDFVGRIGIGRVFRGTIKVGDNVTLSKLDGSTKNFRVTKLFGFFGLERREIEEAKAGDLIAVSGMEDIFVGETITPTNAIEPLPILRIDEPTLQMTFLVNNSPFAGREGKWVTSRKIEERLQAELQTDVSLRIDPTDSPDKWTVSGRGELHLAILIETMRREGYELQVSRPEVIIKEIDGVKCEPFERVQIDTPEEYQGAIIQSLSERKGDMLDMQMVGNGQTRLIFLIPARGLIGYSTEFLSMTRGYGIMNHTFDQYLPVVGGEIGGRHRGALVSIDQGKATTYSIMRVEERGTIFVNPGTEVYEGMIIGEHSRDNDLGVNITTAKQMTNVRSANKDQTSVIKTPRILTLEESLEFLNDDEYMEVTPESIRLRKQILNKAARDKASKKKKSAE from the coding sequence ATGACAGAACTAAGAAACGATATCCGTAACGTTGCCATCATCGCTCACGTTGACCACGGAAAAACAACACTTGTTGATGAATTGCTGAAACAATCACACACACTTGACGAACGTAAAGAACTTCAAGAGCGTGCAATGGATTCAAACGATATTGAAAAAGAGCGCGGTATCACCATTCTGGCTAAAAATACGGCTGTTGCTTACAATGATGTTCGTATCAACATCATGGACACACCTGGTCACGCGGACTTCGGTGGTGAAGTTGAACGGATCATGAAAATGGTTGATGGGGTCGTTCTTGTCGTGGATGCCTACGAAGGAACAATGCCACAAACACGTTTTGTTTTGAAAAAAGCCTTAGAACAAGATTTGGTTCCTATTGTAGTTGTTAATAAAATCGATAAACCTTCAGCTCGACCAGCTGAAGTTGTAGATGAAGTGTTGGAACTTTTCATTGAACTTGGTGCAGATGATGAACAATTGGAATTTCCAGTGGTTTATGCATCAGCAATTAATGGAACATCGTCACTTTCTGATGATCCAGCAGATCAAGAACATACTATGGCACCAATCTTTGATACAATCATTGATCATATTCCAGCACCAGTTGATAATTCTGACGAGCCTTTACAATTCCAAGTGTCGTTATTAGACTATAATGACTTTGTTGGACGTATTGGGATTGGTCGTGTTTTCCGTGGAACTATCAAAGTTGGCGATAATGTTACCCTTTCTAAATTAGATGGCTCTACTAAGAATTTCCGTGTTACAAAACTCTTTGGTTTCTTTGGCTTAGAGCGTCGTGAAATTGAAGAAGCAAAAGCTGGTGATTTGATTGCTGTTTCAGGTATGGAAGATATCTTTGTTGGAGAAACAATTACTCCAACGAATGCTATTGAACCATTACCAATTCTGCGTATTGACGAGCCAACTCTTCAAATGACTTTCTTGGTTAACAATTCACCTTTTGCTGGTCGCGAAGGTAAATGGGTAACTTCACGTAAGATTGAAGAACGTTTACAAGCAGAATTACAGACAGACGTATCACTCCGTATCGATCCTACTGATTCACCTGATAAATGGACTGTTTCTGGTCGTGGTGAGCTTCACTTGGCTATTCTTATTGAAACAATGCGTCGTGAAGGCTATGAGTTACAAGTATCTCGTCCTGAAGTTATCATCAAAGAAATTGATGGTGTTAAATGTGAGCCGTTTGAGCGCGTGCAAATTGATACGCCAGAAGAATATCAAGGGGCGATCATTCAATCACTCTCAGAACGTAAAGGCGATATGTTAGATATGCAAATGGTCGGAAACGGTCAAACACGCTTAATCTTCCTAATTCCTGCACGTGGTTTGATTGGTTATTCTACTGAATTTCTTTCAATGACTCGTGGTTACGGAATTATGAACCATACTTTTGATCAGTATTTACCAGTCGTGGGTGGTGAAATTGGAGGACGTCATCGTGGTGCTCTTGTTTCGATTGATCAAGGAAAAGCGACAACCTATTCAATTATGCGTGTAGAAGAGCGTGGAACAATTTTTGTTAATCCTGGAACGGAAGTTTATGAAGGAATGATTATCGGGGAGCATTCACGTGATAATGACCTAGGTGTCAATATTACCACAGCAAAACAGATGACGAATGTTCGTTCAGCTAATAAAGATCAAACTTCTGTTATTAAAACGCCTCGTATCCTAACTTTAGAGGAATCTTTAGAATTCCTTAATGATGATGAGTATATGGAAGTCACTCCAGAATCTATTCGTCTTCGTAAACAAATTCTTAATAAAGCAGCGCGTGATAAAGCAAGTAAAAAGAAAAAATCTGCTGAGTAA
- a CDS encoding DUF3165 family protein, with amino-acid sequence MFYLIIAILIVSYYIFMAPKSIKNTLSMIGLVALVALLIVLAGMSLIKILESPPEVFVVIAMIAVSFFALRDILRMPTKNKND; translated from the coding sequence TTGTTCTATTTAATTATTGCTATATTAATTGTTTCCTATTATATCTTTATGGCACCCAAAAGTATCAAAAACACCTTATCAATGATAGGCTTAGTCGCTTTAGTAGCACTTTTAATTGTATTAGCTGGAATGAGCTTGATTAAAATATTGGAATCTCCTCCTGAAGTATTTGTTGTAATAGCCATGATTGCAGTAAGTTTTTTTGCATTACGTGATATTTTACGGATGCCAACTAAAAATAAAAATGATTAA
- the murD gene encoding UDP-N-acetylmuramoyl-L-alanine--D-glutamate ligase, whose translation MKKITNFENKKVLVLGLAKSGEAAARLLTNLGALVTVNDGKVFEENPAAQALLELGVKVVCGSHPLALLDEDFELMIKNPGIPYSNPMVEKALAKGIPVLTEVELAYLVSEAPIIAITGSNGKTTTTTMIADVLNHGGQSALLAGNIGYPASEVVVKAEAKDRLVMELSSFQLMGVKAFHPHIALITNLMPTHLDYHGSLEDYVAAKWNIQQRMTEEDYVILNADQELTSTLASKTKAKVLYFSTKKEVEGAYLKDGKLYYNGDFVMEASSIGVPGLHNVENALATIVVAKLSNIVNSVIVETLKHFGGVKHRLQYAGQLQGVTFYNDSKSTNILACQKALSGFNKENLILIAGGLDRGNSFDELVPDIKGIKKMILIGETADKMKLAADMAGVSYSSAKDVADATRIAFKGASAGDVILLSPANASWDMYPNFEVRGDEFLKTIEDLKGEF comes from the coding sequence ATGAAAAAAATTACAAATTTTGAAAATAAAAAAGTACTTGTTCTTGGATTAGCTAAATCAGGTGAAGCAGCGGCGCGTTTGTTGACGAACCTTGGTGCTTTAGTGACCGTTAATGACGGGAAAGTATTTGAAGAAAATCCCGCTGCTCAAGCCCTTTTAGAACTTGGGGTTAAGGTGGTTTGCGGTAGCCACCCGCTTGCCCTATTAGATGAAGACTTCGAGTTGATGATTAAGAATCCAGGAATACCATATTCAAATCCGATGGTTGAAAAAGCTCTTGCTAAGGGAATCCCCGTTTTAACTGAGGTTGAACTAGCCTATTTAGTGTCAGAAGCACCTATTATTGCTATTACAGGTTCTAATGGTAAAACTACGACCACCACAATGATTGCAGATGTTTTAAATCATGGTGGTCAATCAGCTCTCTTAGCCGGCAATATTGGTTATCCTGCTTCTGAAGTTGTTGTTAAGGCCGAGGCTAAAGATAGACTTGTGATGGAATTATCTTCTTTCCAATTGATGGGAGTTAAAGCCTTCCATCCGCATATAGCCTTGATTACTAATCTAATGCCAACACATCTTGACTACCATGGCAGCTTAGAAGACTATGTGGCGGCTAAATGGAATATTCAGCAGCGAATGACCGAAGAAGATTATGTGATTTTAAATGCTGATCAAGAATTAACCAGTACATTAGCGTCAAAAACCAAAGCGAAGGTCCTTTATTTTTCAACTAAAAAAGAAGTTGAAGGTGCATATCTGAAAGATGGCAAACTCTACTATAATGGTGACTTTGTCATGGAAGCTTCAAGTATTGGAGTACCAGGTCTACATAACGTAGAAAATGCTTTAGCTACGATTGTTGTTGCTAAGCTTTCTAATATTGTGAATTCTGTTATTGTAGAGACATTGAAGCATTTTGGTGGCGTTAAACATCGCCTTCAATATGCGGGACAATTGCAAGGGGTTACCTTTTATAATGACAGTAAATCAACGAATATATTAGCTTGTCAAAAGGCGCTTTCAGGTTTTAATAAGGAAAATCTTATCTTAATTGCAGGTGGACTTGATCGTGGGAATAGCTTTGACGAGCTAGTGCCAGATATCAAAGGTATTAAAAAGATGATTCTCATAGGTGAAACTGCTGATAAAATGAAACTAGCAGCAGACATGGCGGGAGTTTCTTATAGCAGTGCTAAAGATGTGGCTGACGCGACAAGAATTGCCTTTAAAGGAGCTAGTGCTGGTGATGTTATTTTACTTAGCCCTGCTAATGCAAGCTGGGATATGTACCCTAATTTTGAAGTTCGCGGAGATGAGTTTTTGAAGACCATTGAAGACTTAAAAGGAGAATTCTAA
- a CDS encoding UDP-N-acetylglucosamine--N-acetylmuramyl-(pentapeptide) pyrophosphoryl-undecaprenol N-acetylglucosamine transferase codes for MAKRIIFTGGGTVGHVTLNLILMPYFIKDGWEVHYIGDKNGIEYKEVQESGLAVTFHAIKTGKLRRYFSWQNLIDVFKVGIGLFQSLIIISKVRPKAVFSKGGFVSVPPVIAAKLLGLPVFIHESDISMGLANKIASQFATTMYTTFEPATHLKNARQIGAVTKVSGLLTYDSDEYKKIKAHFDPSLKTLLFVGGSAGAKVFNQMITQTPALTEHFNVINITGDTSLNTIEKNLYRIDYVTDFYQPLMSLADVVITRGGSNTLFELLAMRKLHVIVPLGKEASRGDQIENANYFVKKGYSRQIKESDLSFEKLRQEIDYLILHRDSFVKAMSTSQEITPPDRFYDMLVTDLSSKIKED; via the coding sequence ATGGCTAAAAGAATTATTTTTACAGGTGGGGGGACAGTTGGTCATGTGACTTTAAATCTTATCTTAATGCCTTATTTTATTAAAGATGGTTGGGAAGTTCATTATATTGGAGATAAAAATGGAATTGAGTACAAAGAGGTGCAGGAGTCAGGTTTAGCAGTTACTTTTCATGCCATTAAGACTGGAAAATTGAGACGCTATTTTTCTTGGCAGAATCTTATTGATGTCTTTAAAGTTGGAATTGGGCTTTTCCAATCGCTTATCATCATCTCGAAAGTAAGACCCAAAGCTGTTTTTTCAAAGGGTGGCTTTGTCTCTGTGCCACCTGTTATCGCAGCTAAATTATTAGGGCTTCCTGTCTTTATACATGAGTCAGATATTTCGATGGGCCTAGCCAATAAAATTGCTTCACAATTTGCGACAACGATGTACACAACCTTTGAACCAGCAACTCATCTAAAAAATGCTAGACAGATTGGGGCGGTTACAAAAGTTAGTGGGCTTCTAACGTATGACTCTGATGAATATAAAAAAATAAAAGCGCATTTTGATCCGTCACTAAAAACGCTTTTATTTGTAGGTGGTTCTGCAGGAGCTAAGGTTTTTAATCAGATGATTACTCAGACACCAGCTTTGACCGAACATTTCAATGTTATCAATATTACTGGTGATACCTCTTTGAACACAATTGAAAAGAATCTTTATCGGATAGACTACGTAACAGATTTTTATCAACCACTAATGTCGTTAGCGGACGTTGTCATTACGCGGGGGGGGTCCAATACACTATTTGAACTCTTAGCGATGCGAAAGCTTCATGTGATTGTTCCTTTAGGAAAAGAAGCTAGCCGCGGAGATCAGATAGAGAACGCCAACTATTTTGTTAAAAAGGGATATTCTCGTCAGATTAAGGAAAGCGATCTAAGTTTCGAAAAATTAAGGCAGGAGATTGATTACCTCATACTGCATAGAGATTCTTTTGTGAAGGCCATGTCAACATCTCAAGAAATCACACCTCCTGATAGATTTTATGATATGTTAGTGACTGATCTCAGCTCAAAAATTAAGGAAGATTAA
- a CDS encoding cell division protein FtsQ/DivIB → MVKEKKTSPEKEPLVLTEWQKRNIEFIEKKKSQAEEERKLKEKLLSEKKAQLQSKSNEEEIDTDGTSDTDSAMDEDDIKEKVIPKVKKEKTKRQKALIKALPVLLTSFLILTTSIFFLSPYSKLKTFASKGNDHTSLVELVNQSQIKSSEYFLSVFFSSAKHVKAVKASNPWVKDVSIHYQLPNHFVFNVKEYRIIAYAQADNGFQPILENGRRVTIVNKSQLPKNFLIINLTKEKDIQYLVKTLAKLPEGLVKMIKSISLANSNSTADLLTIEMQDGNTVRVPQSQLLKKMPYYLKIQKNLEGKTIVDMEVGIYSTTSDIEAKEAEVKDEKKNTPEQKTETSDGANTNGQTSSSIDQTVNSTNSPQLSETQPEATPTSGAVAPVPAQ, encoded by the coding sequence ATGGTGAAAGAGAAAAAAACGAGTCCTGAAAAGGAACCTCTTGTTTTGACGGAATGGCAAAAGCGAAATATTGAATTCATAGAAAAAAAGAAGAGTCAAGCTGAGGAGGAACGTAAACTTAAAGAAAAGTTACTTAGTGAGAAAAAAGCTCAGTTACAATCAAAGAGTAATGAGGAAGAAATAGATACTGATGGCACATCAGATACTGATAGTGCTATGGATGAAGATGACATTAAGGAAAAAGTTATACCTAAAGTTAAAAAAGAAAAAACGAAAAGACAAAAGGCGTTGATTAAGGCTTTGCCTGTTCTTTTAACAAGTTTTTTGATTTTGACTACTTCAATCTTTTTCTTATCGCCTTATAGCAAATTAAAAACATTTGCTTCAAAAGGTAATGACCATACCAGCTTGGTAGAACTTGTAAATCAAAGTCAAATTAAATCGTCAGAATATTTCCTATCGGTATTTTTTTCATCAGCAAAGCATGTGAAGGCTGTTAAAGCCAGTAACCCTTGGGTTAAGGATGTTTCAATTCATTATCAGCTTCCTAACCATTTTGTATTTAATGTTAAAGAATATCGTATTATTGCTTATGCTCAAGCTGATAATGGTTTTCAGCCAATTCTTGAAAATGGTCGCCGCGTTACAATTGTCAATAAGAGCCAGTTACCTAAGAATTTTTTAATTATCAACCTAACTAAAGAAAAAGATATCCAGTATTTGGTTAAGACTTTGGCAAAATTACCAGAGGGATTAGTTAAAATGATTAAATCAATTTCCCTAGCTAACTCAAATTCAACAGCAGACTTATTAACTATTGAAATGCAGGATGGGAATACAGTCAGAGTTCCGCAATCACAATTACTGAAAAAAATGCCCTACTACCTTAAAATTCAGAAAAATTTAGAAGGTAAAACTATTGTTGATATGGAAGTAGGCATCTACTCGACAACTAGTGACATTGAGGCCAAAGAGGCAGAAGTTAAGGATGAGAAAAAGAATACTCCTGAGCAAAAAACAGAAACTTCTGACGGTGCAAATACTAACGGTCAAACAAGTTCGTCGATCGATCAAACGGTCAATTCTACAAATTCCCCACAACTTTCCGAGACTCAACCTGAGGCAACTCCTACTTCTGGGGCAGTTGCTCCTGTGCCAGCTCAGTGA